GGGAGCAAAACCTTGGTCTCATCTGGACACATGATGGAAAAGTAGACAATATGAAAAAGCACCATGCCCCATATTCTTTATGCTCATGTATGCTAAAGTGAAGTGATAGATTAATTTAGCTGGACTGTTACCAGCAAGCCGAAATAGTATTTTGATTGATTGAATGTTGTAAAgtatgttaaaattaattttatttagttagCCTGTAATGACAGGTTGAACAGCCCTTGTCcgaaatgcttgagaccagaagtgtttcagatttcagattttttagaTATTAGAATATTTGCATGTACATACTGGTATATCTTGGGAATGAAaaccaagtctaaacatgaaattcatttaagTTTCATATACGTCTTATAAaaatagcctgaaggtaattttgcataaaatttttaaacaattttgtgcatgaaacaaaagtTTGCATTACGTACTTATGTgtggaattttctacttgtggCATCAGGTTGGCTCAAAAAGTTTCTGGTTTTGGAGCAGTTcctatttttggatttttggattagggatgcccAACCTGTACCTGTACTGCATAGCTGATCAAGCTGATTTCCTTTTTATGTTCCAGTTAATcccattataatttaaaaaaattattcaagtttatcaaaagagaaaggaaaagacttTCAAGGACAAATTGAATCTCTTAAAACTCTTCTTTAGttatatggaaagaaaaacacagtAATACAGGGAAAAGTTAGAGATGATATATAAGCAATCACTTAAAGAAACTCAATTAACAGGAGATACGTTGCAAGGAAGTTGAAAATATAAAGGATTTGATACTAAATCACATTTGAAACCTGAAATGATTGGGTAAGACTTTTTGTCAGTATTGCTAGaggtttgtcattttttaaaatgttttttgaagaaccagttctttgtttctttattgctttctctatttgctttgaattttcttgatttcttctattatctttgttatttccttctttctgaatgCTTCGggtttattttcctcatctttttctagattctcgAGGTAGAAGCTTGAAACTGATGAACTGGTGGGTGACCAATTTGagaattttcctcttttctaatgtacatatttagtgctataaaatttTCCTGTCTGCACTGTGTTAGCTTGTCTCACAAAATTTGatgtgttgtattttcattttcaattcagGTCaacgtatttttaaatttcccttgagATCTTCTTTTTGATTCATAGATTATTTAGAAGCATGTTGCTACATATCCGAGCATTTGAAGGTTTTCCTCTTTCCATTATTCACTTttagtttaatttcattgtgcGTAGAGAACCCACTCTGTATGATTTCACTATTAATTTGGTTGAGGTTGGTTTTACGGCTGAGGTTGTGGTTATCTTATACAGGTTCTGTGagcatttgaaaataatgtgtattctggtaTTGTTTATTCTGGTGTATTCTGGTATTTTTTATTCTGGTGTATTCTGGTATTGGAGTGTTCTGGTGTATTCTGGTATTGgggtgttttataaatattaatcagATGCTGTTAGTTGATGGTGTTATTGAGTTCTTCTATATCTGCTGATTTTCTGCCTTGTTGGTCTATCAATTGTTGAAGGTCATTGAAGTCTCCAATTGTAATTGTGGATTcctctatttctctttctgtcagtttttgcttcatacaTTTTGCAGTTTTGTATATATGCATTTGGGAttgctatgttttcttcttttatcattatataatatcccACTATGTCTCTGATATGTCCCATGCTGTCTCTGATGCTTTTCTTTGCTCTCATGTCTACTTTATATGACATTATGGCTACTCCTGCTTTGTTAATTAATTTatctagttatttatttattatttttatttatttatttttgagacagagttttgctcttgtctcccaggctggagtgcaatggtatgatctcggctcacagcaacctccacctcccaggttggagtgcaatggtatgatctcggctcacaacaacctccacctcccaggttagagcaattctcccgcctcagcctccggagtagctgggattacaggcacccatcaccacagcagctaattttgtatttttagtggagatggggtttcatcatgttggccaggctggtctcgaactcctgaccttaggtgatccttctgcctcagcctcccaaagtgctgggattacaggcatgagccactgcacccagctcctgctttattttttcattaataattgtatgcatttttgtctttttattttcaaactgcatatatcattatatttgaaattaaGTTTGAGACATATAGTTGGGTCATGATTTTTTAAACCCATTCTcccaatgtttttgttttaattgatgtGCTcaaaccatttacatttaacctAATTATTGATTAGTAGAGATTAACTCTGctattttttgtttcctgtttgttttctctgtttttttatttgtttctctgttttcatttttctaacttCCTGTGGGTTATTGGaacatttttttagaattctgttTTGATTTAGCTGTAGTGGGTTGTTTTTTAGAGTGTATCACTTTTTATAGCTTTTTACTGATTAATCTAGGTATTATACTACGTATACACAACTTATCAGTTTACCGATTGATATCACTAACTGATATTTTTACCAGTTCAAATGAAGCATAGAAAATGTACCTCCCTGTGTGTCCTTTTACCCTccttcatttatgttttaaatatttcctgtACATACACTTAGGACCACATTTAGAAAGTGTTATAATTTTGGATTCAACCACCAAACATAATTTAGGAacttcaagagaaaaagaaaagtctattgtatttactcatatttttgtttcctgtgttgtttcttccttcttgatGTTCcaagattactttttaaattgtttcctttctgtttggAGAACTtgcattgcaaatattttaaggTCGGTATGCTGGCAACAAATTCTTTTCCTGAAGGatagtttcactggatataggATTTTGGGATGAcagttgttttctttcagcacttgaaaaatattGTGCAACTTCCTTCTAGCCTCCATGGTTTCTAATAAGGAATCTACTCTCATTCAAATTGTTACTGCCCTGTAGGTAAGGTGTCATTTCTCCTTCACTGCTTTAAAGATATTTTGTCCTTAGTTTGTAGAAATTTCACTATGAGGCCTTGGTGTGGATTCCTTTGGGTTTATCCTGTTTGGGATTTGTTCGGCTTCTTGAATTTCTGGTTTATGCCTTTTGCCAATTTCCTTAGTTTcaagccattatttctttgagtacTTTTTTAGCTGCACCCTCCTTCTGTCCTCCTTCTGGGACTCCAGTGACACAAAGGTTAGATCTTTTGGTATGCCCCCACAGGTTCCTGAGCCTCTGTTCATTTTTTAGCTCTATTTTCTCTGTCCTCTTCAGAATGGGTAATTTCTATTGTTCCATCTTCTGGTTCATTGATTCTTTGTGCCCTCCATTCTGCTGTGGAGCCCGTATCTtgagtttttatttcaattattatatctgggtttttctttttcttttttttttttttgagacagagtcttgctctgtcacccaggctagagtgcagcagggcaatcttggctcactgcaacctccccgcctcctgggttcaagtgattctcctgcctcagcctcccaagtagttgggataacaggcatgcaccatcacacctggctaattttgtatttttagtagagacggggtttcaccacgttggccaggctggtctcgaattcctgacctcacgtgatccaccagtctcggcctctcaaagtgctgggatcacaggcgtgaaccactgcacctggccccattattacatctttaatttctaaaatttccataggcatttctttatatgtttcatttctttgctgagactctgtttttcatttgtttcaaatatgTTCATAATTGCTCATTGAAAGATTTTGATGagctctgtttttaaaatttgtcagataattctaacatctgtcaTCTTGGTGTCAGCATCTCCTTGTTGTCTTTTTCATTCACTTTAATATTTTCCTGATTCTTGGTTTGACCCAGATAGTCCCTTCCTGGATGTGCCTGTACCCAAAAGGAACCCTTGCCCAAATATATGAGGCAATATATTCAAGAATGCTTATAGCAGCATTGTTTATAGTAACAAAACTCTTAGAACAACCAAAAAGTAAATCATTAGTAAAATGAATTTAAAGCTCAtagtattccatttatataatggaatactatagaACAGTTAAGTGAATAAACTGAATTAACATGGATAAATTCAATACCATAATGATTAAAAAGAGCAAGCTCACAGAGGATCCATACtatataaattcatttatataaattgCAAAGACAGATACAACTAAATGGTAAATCATTTAGGAATACATGCTTTTCTATTGCAACTATAAAGAAGAACAAACAATTTagtaaaaattcagaaaactggTTCTCTTTCATAGGGTTGAAAGATGTTATGATGGAGGCATAACATCTTGGCATAGTTCTAATTCTTAAGCTGGGTAACGGGTAGATGAGTGACCAtgttattattgtttattattattattgtacatatatgttgtatacattcttttgaattttgatagattttaaaatagaaaaaagtaaaaacaaacaaacagcaatttctgagctgggcatggtagcatctGCCTACTGCTCAacaggccaaggcaagaggatcacttgagctgagaagttgaaaaccagcctgggtaacacagcaagaccttgtcgctaaaaaaaaaaaaagttctttcatAAAAATCAAGCAATTTctctggagtcaggctgcctggattcaaattctaCTTCCACCTCTTATTAGCGAGGTGactgttgaaatcctaacccccaacgTGATGGTAGGAAGTAGGGCTTTGAGTGGTAATTAGGTCAGGAAGAAGCAGCCCTGAATgagattggtgcatttataaaaGTGATTccagagagctctcttgccttttttctgccatgtgaggatacaaggaGAAATCAGTGCTCTGAAAcctggaagagggccctcaccagaactcaGCCATGCTAGCACCCTGATTTTAGACTTCCAGCCCTAACACTGTAAGAAATTACtttgttatttataagccactcaATCTATAGTATTTGTCACAGCAACCCAAACTGACCTTGTGCAAATCGCTTTACCTCTGTGTGTTCCAGTTTGTTCACCTTGAAAATATAGACACTAATTGTACCATTattttgatgattaaatgagatttgTATAAAGTATTTAGAGAATAGCCAAGTACACCGAAAGTATGTAGTAGTAGTAAttgtacataatatataaaagttCATAGAAACTTGAATATGCCACTGACTAAAAATTCATCAGAAATACTCAAAAATAAAGTGAGAGACTTCAGAACATAGAAAAGCTAAAGATGTAAAATAAAgtataagaaacaaagaaataattgaGAATATTCAATATCTGACAAGCACAAGTTTCAGAAGGAAATAACAAGATTAAACTTAGGGATACaactattaagaaaataacagtagaaatgggctgggcacagtggctcacacctgtaatcccagcactttaggaggctgatgcaggtggatcacttgaggccaggagtttgagatcaccctagccaatgtggtgaaaccccaactccattaaaaaaaaaatccaaaaaaaaaaatagctggatgtggtggtgtgcacctattgtcccagctactcaggaggctgagtcaggaaaatcgtttgaacccggaaggcagaggttgcagtaagccgagattgcagattgcaccactgcactccagcctgggcaacagagtgagatctgtctcaaaataataataataacagaaatgaagTAATCCCAGATAAAAAAGGTATAAATTGTTAGAATACATAAGTACATTGAGTGTTCAgtcaaaggaatgaaaaaaatataatactattatGAAATTAAAGCCatctaaaaagaagagaaaattctaaGGGAAGGAGACACAGAAGATTCCTTTCTCTACAGaaatatggagagagagaaatgggggcATAAAAAATCAACAATCACACTGGCATAAAATTTTTTATCAAAAATTATGAATCAATAGTCAGTAtattaatgattttaaatttcCAAGCAATAATTCTGTATCTGGCCAAATCATCAATTAAATATGAAGGAAAACTAAATGCATTTTAGGCAGAGACACAGAAATTTGCTTTTTTGTGAACCCTCCTTTAGGAAGACATTTCAGGATGTATTGTAGCAAAGAGAGGGAATAAAAAGGGAAACAAGTGATCTGTTAAATAATGGACTCAACCAGGAGAGATATGAAGACAAGATGACAGTTTTGTACAGACTTAGAGATCATTTAGTCCAGATGGAAGCAGAAAGCTAGAGGGCTTCAGGTTAGGAAATATGGTAAAGTGAATTATTGATTGAGATTTTGAAAATATGGTAAAGCCAACTAATGGAGTCTAAAATGATGAATCTATTTGGTCTTGATTTTAGGAACATACTGTTTTCAGTGGTACAGGAAGCACAACATTGGATCCAAAGAGCAGGAAAGATAGTCCCTATCactaaaacataaagtgagagacatcaggacatagaagaaaagctaaaaatgtaaaataaaagagaaatataagaaacagaaaaataacaaagaatattcaatttttttgtttgttttttgttttttttaatttttatgaagaataTTTAATAACAGACAAGCACAAATCTCAGATGGAAATAACAAGATTAAACTTAGGGATATACTATTAAGAAAACAATAGTAGAAATGAAGTAATCTCAGCTCTAAGATTACTTAGATCTGTAAGTAATCCCAGACTACTTAGAGGTTTCAGTAAGTAATATGGCTCTGCAATGAGCAATATTTTGAGAAGAGAATCAGCCCAACAACCTGGAACTCTTCTGACACTCACAGGTTGGCCATAATCTCCTCCTATTGAATGTGAACAATTTCATATAACACCAAGACCAGAAAATAACCTTATAACCCTGATGGAGCCAGACTTCCTGCTTGAGGAGAGaatgtctaaaacaaaaaagaaaaagacaaaagagctCTTTTTCCTTGCTAGTATGAGTGAATGCTGCTTATTTACCAATTACAGATTTAATTTCAGTGTTTTTCCCACTTCCTAAgtgaaattcattaaaataatatagaattaCCCAATTTTCTGAAAGCATCCAATCCAGAGCTGACCTGTACTTCTTGAACCTCTGTTAAAACCACCTAACAGAAGACCAAATCCTATAACTCCTCTGTAAGACCCTGTTACTAAAGTGACCGCTGTTTCCTATTGTGTGCAGTCTCCTTCATTGCAACAAGTCAATAAACCCAACTTTGTTCTGATACGGTGCGTTCTTGGTGATTTGGGACTGCAGGGCATTCATAATTTATATAatcatttaaagtaaattttaaatattctaaaatatatctATAGACAAGACAAGGAATTCTTAGCTATGGTTGTAACgatgtaaaatgcaaaatagaAGTTCAACTGAGAGAGCTTGGAAAGTGTTAAGAGAGAAACAGATATAAAAGGAAGAATAAGAATGCTATTCTTTTCTTCATACAAAAATCTAATGAAACTGTTATTACTGGAACAATAAAGAAAGGTTTCAGTTTGATCAGAGAAGTTCCCAAAAATAGTAATATAGCTACATCTGTAAAACAAAAGATTGAAGTTGTTTTAAGTGTGCTAGTTACTCAGCAATCATGATAGGAAATTAATTGTCTAAAGTTTATGAAAGTTACTACATTAGTCTGcgagggctgctgtaacaaataccacagactgggtggcttaaacaacagacatttctttCCTCCCAGTTCTGGAATCTAGAAGTCCAGGATCAAAgtgctggcagggttggtttcatTTGGAGGCCTCTCTCTTCGGCTTGCAGATGGCTATCTTTTTCTAGTGTCTTCACATAATCATCCCTCTGTGTGTTCACATGTCTGACATCTCTTTCTCTATGTTCTAATCTCCTCATCTTATAAGTATAGCAGTTATATTGGATTAAGTTCTGCCCTAATGACCCATTTTAATGTGATTACCTCTTTTTAAGGGCCTATCTTTAAacatagtcacattctgaggtagtgggagttagggtttcaacatatgaatttgagggggaTATGGGAACATAGTTCAGCTCATAATGATTACAAACATATTCCTTACTGATAAGAAAGTAAATATAagaagagctttaaaaaatgtataaagtgcTTGCCAATgggataaaatgaaaaacagacaaTACCAGTTTGTTGGCAGAAATGTGGAAAAATTTGTACATCTGGACACCGGGGAtagcaatgtaaattagtacaaccactggaAGACTATTGGGAAATGTCTGCTAAAAGTAAACATGTACTTACAAGATGggcaacaattccactcctaggcatataGCCAACAAAACTGCATATACAAGTTGCCAAAAGCATGttaaaagaatgtttatagcagtataaTTCATAACAGCCAAACTTTGCCCCATCCCAAATACTGATCTAAAAGATAGATagtaaattgtggtatattcatacagtggaatattatacagcaatgAGAACGAAAGGACTAAACTTAAAAGGTGTATTATGGATAAATTTCATAAACataatgctgagtgaaaaaagccagacacaagcAGTTCATACTCTATTACTCCGTTTATATGAATTCAGAAGAGGCAAAATTAAACTATGGTATTGGAAGTCAGCATATTTGCTATACTTGGGGTAGTAGTGATTGTAAGGAGTAATTTGTGTGGCACCTGGGGTGCCAGTgatgtttcattttctcttcaagCCGCTGGTACTAAATATGTTACTTTGTGAATATATATTGAGTTGAACATAAAGGAtttgttcacttttcttcatGTAAGTAATTCaattaaactgtttttaaaaatttgctaataGGACTCAGGGCTGCAAAAAAGAGTAAATAGAAGATTGTtgccttttacatattttttcacatatttcatttgttaacatatgtatgtatttgtctttgttttaaacaattaaaatacgatgatgtgaaacatttttaatttttgcattttagcaTCAAATATATAATACCTAAGAGTGTGATGAAGTAGAATGGGcagaatatatagaaaataaaattaatacttgATTTTATTAAGGTGGTTTATCACAACAAATACcaccaagaagagaaaaaaatctcaggaAAATCAACAGCATGCATGGATTTGGAATGACCCTACGTAAATAAATGCAATGAAATTAAATTGAGTTTTCAACACTTGGACAGCATAAAGTTCAAAAGACAAatccattaaaaaggaaaataaaagctaaatcTCAAGGTGAAATTTTTGTCCATGACACTCTCGAATTCTAGATCTGAAAAAGTTTGGGATAAATGGCAGAAAACAACGCGTCATAACGAGATCTCTAATTCAATCCAAAGCTATTCCTGAAGGCAGCAGGTTTCCCTATTTCTTCACCAGCGCCCTGGGGCAAAAGGTTAGGAATAATCGGCTTCAGGAACTTGAACTCGCCGGCCCCTGAGTCTCCGGTCAAACGCACCTCGTACTGGTAGTTCTGGGACAGGGTCCCGGTGCCGCTCACGTCCACTAGATGTCCTGGAAAGGGGCCCTCGGGCACCGAGCAGCGACCCACCGAGGCCGCCTTGCTCCTCCTGCACAGCCGCACCGCCACGAACAGGAGCATCGAGAAGAGGAAGAGCGACGACACCGAGGCCAACGCCACCACCAGGTAGACGGTGAGCGAGTCGGCCTGCGCCTGGGCCGGGGCCGCCTCCGGGAGCGGCAGGTAGGGCTGGGAGAAGCCGTCCACCAGGAGCACGTGCAGCGTGGCGGTGGCCGAGCGCGGAGGCTCGCCATTGTCCTTGACCAGCACCACCAGCCTGTGCTTGGCCGCGTCGCGCTCGCTCAGCAGCCTGGCGGTGCGCACCTCGCCATTGTGCGCCCACACGCCGAACAGCCCGGGCTCCGTGGCCTTGAGCAGCTGGTACGACAGCCAGGCGTTCTGGCCCGAGTCGCTGTCCACCGCCACCACCTTGGTCACCAGGTAGCCCGGCTCGGCCCCCCGGGGCACCAGCTCGGTGCAGGGCGCGGAGCCGTTCTGCAGCGGGTACAGCACGAAGGGCGAGTTGTCGTTGGCGTCCAGCACCAGCACGCGCACCAGCGCCTCGCTGCTCAGCGCCGGGGACCCGCGGTCTGTGGCGCCCACGCGAAACTCGAAAGCCTGCAGGGCCTCGTAGTCCAGCGACCTGAGGGCGAACAGGTGGCCGTTGTCCGCGTTGATGGAgaccagggaggggaggggcaggtgcGGGTCCTGGGGCAGCAGCAGCGAGTAGGTGACCTGGGCGTTGGTGCCTGAGTCTCTGTCTGTGGCGCTGACACTGCCGATGTGCAGGGCGGGGTTGTTGTTCTCGCGGACGAACAGGGTGTAGGAGGTTTGGGTGAAGGCGGGGGCGTTGTCATTGACGTCGGAGACCAGGACGGTTACGTTGTGCTCGGTTTTCAGCCTGGGTGTCCCCAAGTCggtgacagtgatggtgatgttGTACTCGGCTTGGCTCTCTCTGTCCAGTGTTCTCTGTGTCACTAGGGTGTAAAAGTTTTTTAATGTGGGCTTCAAAAGAAAGGGGAGATCATTCTGGATGGAGCAAATCATCCTACCGTTGTCCCCGGAGTCTGGATCAGAAACACTGAAAACAGCAACTACAGTTTCCAGGGCATTTTCTGGGGTAGGGCTGGAGAGCGTAGACATGGTGAGTTCAGGGGCGTTGTCATTCACATCCACCACTTCTATAGCCACAGTGCATTTTCCTGAAAGGCCCCCACCATCTGTGGCTACAATTTCCACGTTATAATATGGAGTTGCCTCGAAATCCAATGCCCTTTTCAGGCGAATTTCTCCTGTTTTTTCGTCTATTACAAATGGTTGAGTAACTTCATCGCCTTGGAATAGAACATAGGCTACACTCCCATACGCTCCTGCATCTAAATCTCGGGCGGAGACAACGACAACTAAAGAGTTAAGGGGGCTGTTCTCGGGCACCTGTACCTCATAGAGTGATTGTAAAAATTCAGGGGCGTTGTCATTATTATCCAAGACGACAATGCGAACTGTGGTGGTCCCGGACCTGGGCGGAGCCCCACCATCCACTGCAGTGAGTGTTAAGCTGAGCTCAGGCCGCTCCTCCCGGTCCAGCGCTTTGTCCAGCACCAGCTCTGGGTATTTTCTGCCATCTCCGCGATTACGCATAGCAACATGAAAGTGGGAATTTGGGCTGATTGTGTAGTTCTGAACAGTGTTGCTACCTATGTCAAAGTCCTGGgctatttttaaaggaaacacaGTCCCTGGCTGGGTGCTCTCTGGGATTTTTAGGAGCATTTCCCTCTCTGGGAACTCTGGGGAATGGTCATTTATATCTGTGAGCTGAAGATCAGTTTGAAAAAACTGCACTGGGTTTTCTAGTAAGACTTGGAAATGCAATATACAGGGTTCTGTCGCCCCGCACATCACCTCCCGGTCTAGTTTTTCATATAGAAGCAAATTGCCGGTCTTTATATCA
The Symphalangus syndactylus isolate Jambi chromosome 7, NHGRI_mSymSyn1-v2.1_pri, whole genome shotgun sequence genome window above contains:
- the PCDHB5 gene encoding protocadherin beta-5, which gives rise to METALAKTSQKRQVMFLAILLLLWEAGSEAVRYSIPEETESGYSVANLAKDLGLGVGELATRGARIHYKGNKELLQLDIKTGNLLLYEKLDREVMCGATEPCILHFQVLLENPVQFFQTDLQLTDINDHSPEFPEREMLLKIPESTQPGTVFPLKIAQDFDIGSNTVQNYTISPNSHFHVAMRNRGDGRKYPELVLDKALDREERPELSLTLTAVDGGAPPRSGTTTVRIVVLDNNDNAPEFLQSLYEVQVPENSPLNSLVVVVSARDLDAGAYGSVAYVLFQGDEVTQPFVIDEKTGEIRLKRALDFEATPYYNVEIVATDGGGLSGKCTVAIEVVDVNDNAPELTMSTLSSPTPENALETVVAVFSVSDPDSGDNGRMICSIQNDLPFLLKPTLKNFYTLVTQRTLDRESQAEYNITITVTDLGTPRLKTEHNVTVLVSDVNDNAPAFTQTSYTLFVRENNNPALHIGSVSATDRDSGTNAQVTYSLLLPQDPHLPLPSLVSINADNGHLFALRSLDYEALQAFEFRVGATDRGSPALSSEALVRVLVLDANDNSPFVLYPLQNGSAPCTELVPRGAEPGYLVTKVVAVDSDSGQNAWLSYQLLKATEPGLFGVWAHNGEVRTARLLSERDAAKHRLVVLVKDNGEPPRSATATLHVLLVDGFSQPYLPLPEAAPAQAQADSLTVYLVVALASVSSLFLFSMLLFVAVRLCRRSKAASVGRCSVPEGPFPGHLVDVSGTGTLSQNYQYEVRLTGDSGAGEFKFLKPIIPNLLPQGAGEEIGKPAAFRNSFGLN